From a region of the Streptomyces asiaticus genome:
- a CDS encoding SDR family NAD(P)-dependent oxidoreductase — MTTTFITGANKSLGFETARRLVEAGHTVLLGARHRERGRAAAESLGARFVSIDVTDDASVQAAAADVAAHEGTIDVLVNNAGVLGKVGPVEEYTAADVSAVLDVNVVGIVRVTHAFLPLLRTSPNPVIVNVSSGMGSFSMTQDPARIESQYALPLYCASKAAVTMLTTQYAKELEDVKVNAADPGQTATDFTGGLGHSVADGAESIVTLATIGPDGPTGQFIDRSGNLPW, encoded by the coding sequence ATGACCACCACATTCATCACCGGGGCCAACAAGTCCCTCGGTTTTGAAACCGCTCGTCGCCTCGTCGAGGCGGGGCACACCGTCCTCCTCGGTGCCCGCCACCGTGAGCGCGGCCGGGCCGCGGCCGAGTCGCTCGGCGCCCGGTTCGTCTCGATCGACGTGACCGACGACGCCTCGGTCCAGGCCGCGGCCGCGGATGTCGCCGCGCATGAGGGAACGATCGACGTCCTGGTCAACAACGCCGGCGTCCTCGGCAAGGTCGGCCCTGTCGAGGAGTACACCGCGGCGGACGTGAGCGCCGTGCTCGACGTGAACGTCGTCGGGATCGTGCGCGTCACGCACGCCTTCCTCCCGCTGCTGCGCACGTCGCCGAACCCCGTCATCGTCAACGTGTCCAGCGGGATGGGCTCCTTCAGCATGACCCAGGACCCGGCGCGGATCGAGTCGCAGTATGCCCTGCCCCTCTACTGCGCCTCGAAGGCCGCGGTCACGATGCTCACGACGCAGTACGCCAAGGAACTGGAGGACGTGAAGGTCAATGCCGCAGACCCCGGGCAGACCGCGACCGACTTCACCGGCGGCCTCGGGCACAGCGTCGCCGACGGCGCGGAGTCCATCGTGACCCTCGCGACGATCGGCCCGGACGGGCCGACGGGACAGTTCATCGACCGATCCGGGAACCTCCCGTGGTGA
- a CDS encoding helix-turn-helix transcriptional regulator, with amino-acid sequence MDQLGAALRAWRDRLDPATAGFAHGSPRRVPGLRRAELATLAGISVEYVVRLEQGRVATPSAQVCSALARALHLSDDEHAHLLRMAGHAADPSRVPRMIPGSLYRIVDQLAGNPLAIYDATWQLLHWNPLFAATFGDPTVRDVGGRNVLVWQFLGELPRVRQTAAERVAFEESLVADLRATTSRYPDDPDLAALVLRLNLSPRFCELWSRRAVGGHQSAHKLVQHPDVGDIAMNSDILNTQDTNLRLVVYTPQPGTDARGKLEFLAAIGVQRMSPQG; translated from the coding sequence ATGGATCAACTCGGTGCCGCGCTGCGGGCGTGGCGGGACCGGCTGGACCCCGCCACGGCGGGCTTCGCACACGGCTCACCCCGTCGGGTCCCCGGTCTGCGACGCGCGGAGCTGGCGACGCTGGCCGGCATCTCGGTCGAGTACGTGGTCCGGCTGGAGCAGGGACGGGTGGCGACACCCTCGGCGCAGGTCTGCTCGGCCCTGGCTCGCGCCCTGCACCTGTCCGACGACGAGCACGCTCACCTTTTGCGCATGGCCGGTCATGCAGCGGATCCGAGCCGGGTTCCACGGATGATCCCAGGGAGCCTGTACCGGATCGTGGACCAGCTCGCCGGCAACCCGTTGGCGATCTACGACGCCACCTGGCAGTTGCTGCACTGGAATCCGCTGTTCGCGGCCACGTTCGGCGATCCCACGGTCCGCGATGTGGGAGGCCGCAACGTCCTGGTCTGGCAGTTCCTGGGTGAGCTGCCCCGGGTCCGGCAGACGGCGGCCGAGCGGGTGGCGTTCGAGGAGTCCCTCGTCGCCGACCTGCGCGCGACGACGAGCCGGTACCCCGACGACCCCGACCTCGCGGCGTTGGTATTGAGGCTGAACCTCAGCCCACGGTTCTGCGAGTTGTGGAGCCGTCGAGCGGTGGGCGGTCATCAGAGTGCGCACAAACTCGTCCAGCACCCGGATGTCGGAGACATCGCCATGAACTCCGACATCCTCAATACCCAGGACACGAACCTTCGCCTCGTGGTGTACACGCCGCAGCCAGGCACCGACGCGCGCGGCAAACTCGAATTCCTTGCGGCCATTGGGGTCCAGAGGATGTCTCCTCAGGGATGA